From Pseudoalteromonas viridis, one genomic window encodes:
- a CDS encoding zinc-dependent metalloprotease family protein produces the protein MKKAILATALTLASGLAQANTIDIAILYSDEAAAKTSNIQTKINQLISFSNQVYSQNEINLRLNLVASDSIGSAQVTADEDWLNALTNSTSIAQYRDANSADMVALLGVGSATGSNLISCGIAWVGQGSNGNLYPSQVDKMYSITAVDCGATTFVHELGHNQGLTHARRQGDTSGGVYTDGMGHGVYNVFTSIMAYPHVFGSATQYDYFSNPNWTANGYPFGVEGESYAWKTVNATKDDIANMK, from the coding sequence ATGAAAAAAGCAATTTTAGCGACGGCGCTCACCTTAGCCTCTGGACTAGCTCAGGCAAACACCATAGATATTGCCATTTTATATAGTGATGAAGCAGCAGCTAAAACATCCAATATCCAGACAAAAATCAATCAGTTGATCTCGTTTTCTAATCAGGTTTACAGCCAAAACGAAATCAACCTGAGACTGAACCTGGTTGCTTCTGATTCAATTGGCAGTGCACAGGTCACAGCTGATGAAGACTGGCTAAATGCACTGACAAACAGCACATCCATCGCGCAATATCGTGATGCAAATAGTGCAGACATGGTAGCGTTACTGGGTGTTGGCTCAGCAACGGGCAGCAACCTGATCAGCTGTGGTATTGCCTGGGTTGGCCAGGGCAGCAACGGTAACCTGTATCCGTCTCAGGTCGACAAAATGTACTCTATTACCGCAGTAGATTGCGGCGCAACCACCTTTGTACATGAGCTAGGCCACAACCAGGGCTTAACACACGCGCGCAGACAAGGGGACACCTCTGGTGGCGTATACACAGATGGCATGGGACATGGTGTTTATAATGTATTCACCAGTATCATGGCCTACCCGCATGTGTTTGGTAGCGCAACACAATATGACTACTTCTCAAACCCGAACTGGACAGCAAACGGCTATCCTTTCGGAGTTGAAGGCGAGTCATATGCTTGGAAAACCGTGAATGCAACCAAAGACGACATTGCAAACATGAAATAA
- a CDS encoding TonB-dependent receptor plug domain-containing protein — MTTTIKLSPVALALFACSAAMAEQSNEQNIETISVLGSKVSNRTATESTSPIDILDTDQLNKGGFTELGQSLQSIAPSFNFSRTQVSDGSDLFRPATLRGLQPDQTLVLINGKRRHTQAIFGLSGTVGAGAAGTDMNSIPMMALKNVEILRDGAAARYGSDAIAGVINLSLNDSTGVTTGFVQAGSTGEGDGDTYSLGLNRGFDLGSQGGFINVSVEYRDADGTNRAERDTGGSSTIAPGSLSDEVRWRQGNSESEFMSVFYNAALPIGDKELYSFAGFSNRTALGNGFYRDFNRVERNIPQVYPDGFLPRIDNEAEDLSFAIGLKGDINPDWAFDVSSVYGENQYDYSSSNTINSSYAAEYLANNPSASDQDIANNAGPRGGYSGGFRFDQWTTNLDISGIIDIDGGEPIYLSVGAEYRKENYQIVPGEVASYACGLSNSDRSFPSVIDAEVFADCGFQAYQGLRPDAANKAERSSHALYVEAETLLNEDWLVSAALRYEDVSDSNDDTIWKLATRYELNEDLAVRAAASTGFRAPSLQQSGYTAFTTTLGGDGSLATSYTATAGSPFPAALGVDGLKLESSDNYNLGLAWDVSSDLSVTLDFYQIKIYDRINLGSFIGVNSDELDAFPAANTALNATGAVQGNFFSNSLDSTTRGVDFIASYSTAVASGELDITFAANKNKTEIDKVNAPEGIPEGIVLDQQRRSFLTHGQPRERATLTFDYQQDDWNTLLRFNYFGKTEVSYFAGGHIVLPDFLSPTNSWQQTSVVESAVLVDVNMGYQLTDNINLSAGIDNLFDETPDELGDDEVLNFITNGAMRYPLRALPYGFDGMTYYAKVSFSF; from the coding sequence ATGACAACGACTATTAAACTTTCGCCAGTTGCACTGGCACTCTTTGCGTGCTCCGCCGCGATGGCAGAACAATCTAACGAACAGAACATTGAAACTATCTCGGTATTGGGCTCTAAGGTATCCAACCGGACTGCAACCGAGTCGACTTCTCCGATAGACATACTAGATACAGATCAGCTCAACAAAGGCGGCTTTACTGAATTAGGCCAGAGCCTGCAATCCATCGCTCCTTCGTTTAACTTTAGCCGAACTCAGGTTTCGGATGGCTCTGATCTGTTCCGCCCGGCAACATTACGAGGGCTACAGCCAGACCAAACACTGGTGCTGATCAACGGTAAACGCCGTCATACTCAGGCTATCTTCGGATTGTCAGGCACAGTAGGGGCAGGCGCTGCCGGCACAGATATGAACTCCATTCCTATGATGGCGCTGAAAAATGTCGAGATCCTTAGAGACGGCGCCGCAGCGCGTTATGGCTCAGACGCCATAGCAGGTGTTATTAACCTTTCTCTGAACGACAGCACTGGTGTCACCACCGGCTTTGTGCAGGCAGGGTCGACTGGCGAGGGCGACGGGGATACCTATTCACTGGGCCTGAATCGTGGTTTTGATTTGGGCAGCCAGGGCGGTTTTATCAATGTCTCTGTGGAATATCGCGATGCTGACGGCACCAACCGGGCCGAGCGTGATACCGGTGGCTCCTCGACCATTGCCCCAGGTAGCTTATCTGATGAGGTACGCTGGCGTCAGGGTAACTCAGAGAGCGAATTTATGTCGGTGTTTTATAACGCCGCATTACCGATTGGTGACAAAGAGCTCTATTCATTCGCGGGGTTTTCGAATCGAACCGCATTAGGCAATGGCTTTTATCGCGACTTTAACCGCGTGGAGCGAAACATCCCCCAGGTGTACCCCGATGGCTTTTTACCCAGGATAGATAACGAAGCTGAAGATCTGTCCTTCGCAATCGGTCTCAAAGGCGACATCAACCCAGACTGGGCGTTCGATGTATCCAGTGTATACGGCGAAAACCAGTACGACTATTCGTCATCCAACACCATTAACTCCTCTTATGCCGCTGAATACCTGGCAAATAATCCCAGCGCATCGGATCAGGACATTGCCAACAATGCCGGACCCAGAGGTGGCTACTCCGGTGGTTTCAGGTTCGATCAGTGGACGACCAATCTGGATATCAGCGGCATTATTGACATAGATGGTGGTGAGCCGATTTATCTGTCTGTGGGGGCTGAATATCGTAAGGAAAACTATCAGATAGTGCCGGGTGAAGTGGCGTCTTATGCATGTGGTTTATCTAACTCCGACCGCTCTTTCCCCTCTGTGATTGACGCGGAAGTGTTTGCCGACTGCGGGTTTCAGGCTTATCAGGGGCTCAGACCGGATGCAGCGAACAAAGCAGAGCGCTCCAGCCATGCTTTATATGTAGAAGCTGAAACTCTGCTCAATGAAGACTGGCTGGTCAGCGCTGCGCTGCGCTACGAAGATGTGTCTGACTCAAACGATGACACCATCTGGAAGCTGGCAACCCGCTATGAACTGAACGAAGACCTGGCAGTGCGTGCGGCGGCTTCGACGGGTTTTCGGGCACCATCCTTACAGCAGTCTGGTTACACTGCCTTCACCACCACTCTGGGTGGCGATGGCTCGCTGGCAACCTCCTATACCGCAACCGCCGGCTCACCATTCCCGGCAGCACTCGGTGTAGATGGCCTGAAGCTGGAATCTTCTGACAACTACAACCTGGGTCTGGCCTGGGATGTTAGCAGCGACCTCTCTGTTACGCTGGACTTCTATCAAATCAAGATTTATGACCGGATCAACCTGGGCAGCTTCATTGGCGTCAACAGCGATGAACTGGATGCCTTCCCGGCTGCTAACACTGCGCTGAACGCCACCGGGGCAGTACAGGGTAACTTTTTCTCCAACTCGCTGGATTCAACTACTCGTGGGGTGGATTTCATCGCGTCTTATTCGACGGCCGTTGCCAGTGGTGAACTGGACATTACCTTTGCCGCCAATAAAAATAAGACAGAAATTGATAAGGTTAACGCACCTGAGGGGATCCCTGAGGGCATAGTTCTGGATCAACAAAGACGCTCATTCCTGACCCATGGTCAGCCTAGAGAGCGGGCAACACTGACCTTTGATTATCAGCAAGACGACTGGAATACGCTGCTACGCTTTAACTACTTCGGTAAAACCGAGGTCAGTTACTTTGCAGGCGGACACATTGTACTGCCAGACTTCCTGTCTCCTACCAACAGCTGGCAACAAACCAGTGTGGTTGAATCTGCGGTTCTGGTTGACGTAAATATGGGATACCAGCTGACCGACAACATTAATCTATCTGCCGGTATTGATAACCTGTTCGATGAAACGCCGGATGAACTGGGCGATGATGAAGTACTCAACTTCATTACCAATGGTGCTATGCGCTACCCGCTGCGCGCTTTGCCCTATGGCTTTGATGGCATGACGTACTACGCAAAAGTGAGCTTCAGCTTTTAA
- a CDS encoding alpha/beta fold hydrolase yields MHFLVKTCVLTGCLASTSGWANNPVKSIFNQYLAFDWGSCPSQFQSRDGSNECTLAQVPLNWEEPAGKQIEVLVSKHPARSGNSRGQIWFLQGGPGGSGSFFVNQFDSTLAPFINDYDLYVLEHRGVGWSTHLGCNNPPSHDYQAYWQDCFDDLYNQWGEGLYQFNTTSAAKDLDYVIGKSKVLDWQPSHVYGVSYGTFWAQRFSQVAPTGAQSLILDSVFPATGAGLDLWDENYGKIFTQLSHYCDQDALCSSKFHGQAEQTIRSLLKRVFNDEHCPDLAFIRDELQAFATVSMTRSVEQILMPAFYRLARCNSDDVVALNNVHQFILKGEGRELVQLPAKDPLGYSSVLARLISNNELNDVNRDLTARLAFCQDAVACYPTYFLLQKEVDKTIWGNRYSDEFIYQNMHHYMPTLVINGDVDPQTPHYDIPLIQAAFTNINQRYVEFQQTEHGVVFVSHMSEGAETCGAQVMMSFINNLWSEPDTSCLSNLKGLNFSASEFESLMLFGASDAYEGTAQTMTLEQRVALKQAQPAQFTQAVGTFARLVDW; encoded by the coding sequence ATGCACTTTTTAGTTAAAACCTGTGTGCTGACAGGCTGTTTAGCCAGCACTTCTGGCTGGGCAAATAATCCGGTTAAGTCGATCTTTAATCAATATTTAGCATTTGACTGGGGGTCATGCCCAAGCCAATTTCAAAGCCGTGATGGCAGTAATGAATGTACTTTGGCTCAGGTGCCATTGAATTGGGAAGAGCCGGCAGGCAAGCAAATTGAGGTGTTAGTTTCAAAGCACCCTGCACGTTCGGGCAACAGTCGCGGGCAGATCTGGTTTTTACAGGGCGGACCGGGTGGTTCAGGGAGCTTTTTTGTTAATCAATTCGACAGTACACTGGCGCCCTTTATCAATGACTACGACTTATATGTACTTGAGCATCGTGGCGTAGGCTGGTCAACTCATCTGGGGTGTAACAATCCACCTTCTCATGATTACCAGGCCTATTGGCAGGATTGTTTTGATGACTTATATAACCAGTGGGGGGAGGGACTATATCAGTTTAATACCACTTCGGCCGCGAAAGATCTCGATTATGTTATAGGTAAAAGCAAGGTATTAGACTGGCAGCCAAGCCATGTTTATGGTGTGTCGTATGGCACATTTTGGGCGCAGCGTTTTAGCCAGGTGGCGCCGACTGGCGCGCAAAGTCTGATATTAGATTCCGTGTTTCCTGCCACCGGGGCCGGGTTAGATCTTTGGGATGAAAACTACGGCAAAATCTTTACTCAGTTAAGCCATTATTGCGATCAGGATGCACTGTGTAGCAGCAAGTTCCATGGTCAGGCAGAGCAGACAATTCGCTCGCTTCTAAAGCGCGTGTTTAATGATGAACATTGTCCTGATCTGGCATTTATTCGCGATGAATTACAAGCGTTTGCGACTGTATCCATGACGCGCTCGGTAGAACAAATATTAATGCCTGCTTTTTATCGTTTGGCTCGTTGTAATAGCGATGATGTCGTTGCGCTGAATAATGTGCACCAGTTTATATTAAAAGGAGAGGGCCGCGAGTTAGTTCAACTGCCCGCCAAAGATCCGCTGGGTTACTCCAGCGTGCTTGCACGGTTAATTAGCAATAATGAGCTCAATGACGTAAATCGAGATTTAACGGCGCGTTTGGCATTCTGTCAGGATGCCGTGGCCTGTTATCCCACTTACTTCCTGCTGCAAAAGGAGGTTGATAAAACCATTTGGGGTAATCGCTATAGCGATGAATTTATCTATCAAAATATGCATCACTATATGCCAACTCTGGTCATCAACGGTGATGTTGACCCACAAACACCACACTACGATATACCGCTGATACAGGCTGCTTTTACTAATATTAATCAACGTTATGTAGAGTTTCAGCAAACCGAGCATGGGGTAGTTTTTGTCTCGCACATGAGCGAGGGAGCGGAAACCTGCGGTGCTCAAGTTATGATGAGCTTTATAAACAATCTGTGGTCTGAACCCGATACCAGTTGTCTAAGTAATCTCAAAGGGCTTAACTTTTCGGCCTCAGAGTTTGAAAGCTTAATGCTTTTTGGCGCGAGCGATGCCTACGAGGGCACAGCGCAAACCATGACATTGGAACAGCGTGTGGCACTTAAACAAGCTCAGCCGGCACAGTTTACCCAAGCCGTTGGCACGTTCGCCAGGTTGGTAGACTGGTAA